A window of the Lactuca sativa cultivar Salinas chromosome 7, Lsat_Salinas_v11, whole genome shotgun sequence genome harbors these coding sequences:
- the LOC111904248 gene encoding transcription factor bHLH113, which produces MPQNEAAAIDPLAGGSFSRLLFSNIEAEDAVKILGLDDHHRRHHLDNTNGGGASHFAFGDNRKPPKMLCFGSDYISSNINGVSAVSSTTHSTAIITDDNNNSSSPPSTTNSTTTSLSSNSNMKRDMRWDYYQPVILPNSFAATSATPSPARSSSRNCKKMRTEKTPPVSHAKVKKEKLGERIAALQQLVSPYGKTDTASVLHEAMGYIKFLQEQVQVLCSPYLQRPTSTHIEGEEDEDGGEKKKDLGSKGLCLVPVECTLHVAESNGADLWSPAMVNRHDSSVLH; this is translated from the exons ATGCCGCAAAACGAGGCTGCGGCCATTGACCCACTCGCCGGAGGAAGCTTTTCCCGGCTCCTCTTTTCCAACATAGAAGCCGAAGACGCCGTTAAGATTCTTGGTCTTGATGATCACCACCGCCGCCACCACCTTGATAATACAAACGGCGGCGGTGCCAGTCATTTCGCATTTGGAGACAATCGAAAGCCACCGAAAATGCTGTGCTTCGGATCAGATTATATCAGCAGTAACATCAATGGCGTCTCAGCGGTTTCATCAACTACTCATTCCACCGCAATCATCACCGATGATAACAATAACTCATCGTCGCCACCGTCTACTACCAACAGCACCACCACTTCTTTATCATCTAATTCCAAT ATGAAAAGAGACATGCGTTGGGATTATTATCAGCCGGTTATACTTCCAAATAGTTTCGCCGCCACCAGTGCCACCCCGTCTCCGGCGAGGAGCAGCAGCCGCAACTGTAAAAAGATGAGGACCGAAAAGACACCTCCGGTCAGCCATGCAAAG gtgaagaaggagaagcttggaGAAAGAATTGCAGCCCTACAACAGTTAGTGTCACCTTATGGGAAG ACAGACACTGCATCGGTGCTACATGAAGCCATGGGATATATCAAATTCCTTCAAGAACAAGTACAAGTCTTGTGTTCTCCCTACTTGCAACGTCCCACGTCCACACACATC gaaggagaagaagatgaagatggagGTGAGAAGAAGAAAGATCTTGGGAGCAAGGGGCTGTGTCTGGTTCCTGTTGAGTGCACCCTTCATGTGGCAGAAAGCAATGGTGCTGATCTCTGGTCACCTGCCATGGTCAACCGCCATGATTCTTCAGTACTGCACTGA